The DNA segment CTGCGCGAATTTCATGGTGCTCTATGACGTGATGCCCTTGGTCAATTCCATGAAGGCCGTTTCCAGGTTGACCTCTTCTTCCTTGAAAAGCGTCAGCTTGTGTCCGGCGCCGATCAACAGGCTGGGCAGATCGCTGTAGTCCTGCACATCGGGCGCGAGGGTCACGGTGAGAACGCCGCCCGTGGTGTCGATCTTTTCCACTCCCTTGTGCTGCGAGAGGAGTTTGGCGGCGCCATCGGTGTTGCCGGCGACGCCCACTTTCAACACCGGCTGGCGCCGCACCATGCGAATCACCTCGGCTACGTCCGCGTTCACCCGCAACTCGCCTAGTTCGATGATGCCGATCTTGTTGCAGATATCGGCCAGCTCGGGCAGGATGTGGCTCGAAACCATGATGGTCTTGCCCATATTGCGCAGCTCTTTGAGCAGGCCGCGGATTTCGATGCGGGCTCGCGGATCGAGGCCGCTGGCCGGCTCGTCCAACAGCAGCACTTGCGGATCGTGCAAAAGGACGCGGGCCAGGCCGAGCCGCTGTGTCATGCCGCGCGACAGGCTGGTGACGAGCGCCTCGCGCTTGTAGCCCAGGTCGACCAGGTCCAGCACCTCGTCGCAGATTTTGCGTCGCGCGTGCCCCTTGATGCGATAAGCGGCGGCGAAGAACTCCAAATACTCGATCACCTTCATGTCGTCGTACACGCCGAAGAAATCAGGCATGTAGCCGATGACGCGGCGAATTTCCTTCGGTCGCGTATAAATCGAGTAGCCGCACACGTACGCTTCGCCGAAGGTCGGATTCAGGAGCGTGGCCAGAATGCGCATCGTGGTCGTCTTGCCGGCGCCGTTAGGGCCGATGAAGCCGAACACGTCGCCGCGATCGAGCTTGATGTCGAGATGGCTGATCGCGTTCTTCTGACCGTATGTCTTGGTGAGGTCCTTGGTTTCGATCATAGTTGACAGGCTCTGCTCGCTCGGCGGTGCGTGATGCGGGACGCTGCTAAGGTGTGAAAGTCTTGCTCTTGGTGAGCGGATAGACGAAGCGATACACGGTCTGGTGCATGTCCTCCGCGCCGCCGAGCGCATGGCCGGCGTTTGTCAACTTCACGGCAGGCCGCTCGGCGTAGGCCACCAGGATAGCCCGGTTCTGATCGAGTAATTCCGAAAAATCGATGTACGATTCCTGCGCGTTGGTGGTGTGATGGCTCGCCCCCTCGCCGGCGGCTTGGAAGAACAGCATATCTTCGAGCGCCTGGATCGCCTTCTGCGCTTCGGCCGAATGCTGTGTCAGTGGCGATGACGTTTTCCAGGTCTCGGGATGGCGCAGCACGTGTTTCAAATCGCGCTGCTCGCCCGGCTGCAGCCGCGCCGTGGCGCCCTGCTTCAGATCACCCAGCAGGTACACCCACGTGCCCGACACAAGCATGCACTGCGATAGATCAATCGCCAGCGTGTTGCGAATGGTTCCCGCGGGCACGCCGTCAGGCGCGAGTACCATGTTGGCCGCCGGGGCTTCGGTATTTTGATAGGCGGTGCGGCCGACGAAGGCCTTCGTCGACCAGACCTGAACCGGTACGTTCCGCAAAGTATCAAGCTCCGGCGCGAACTCGTATTGGCCGGCGAACAGCCCCCTCGATCCGCCGGTGAATCGAGAGTCTCCGCTCGCGAGCCAGGACAGCAATCGCTGCGGATCGGCCACCGGCGCGCCCGAGGGAGCAAGCGGTTCAATCGCCAGGTCGAAGGTTTGCGACTGCGGCGAAAACAGATTCAACCAGCTCGTGCCGCGGGCCCAGCCGCTGGCAACGTCGACATCCACCAGATCCACCTGATTGAGACGCAATTCGTGGCCCTTGGTATAGGTCGCCAAGGCATACGCGCCGGCGCTGACGAGGACGACCCACAGCGGGAAGGTGACCCACGTCAACTCCATACGCTTGAGCAAGCGTTTGACCAGAAAATAATCGCCGGGGCCGATCAACACGATGTAGCCGAGAATCATGGCGGCCACCAGCGCGAACGAAATCGGCGTCACGCCCGTGAATTTACTGAGCCCCTGGCACATTTGATCGAGCAGGTCGGGCGTGCGTCGTCCGCCCGACATCGTCGTCGCTGAATTGCTGGCCGTAGCGCCAGGGCCCGTACCCGGTTCCGAAAGTCCGAGCAGCCGCGCCACCAGGTTGCCGCGCCCATCCCAATCGGGAAATGGACGCCGGTCAAGGTCGACGGCCACGAACACCACCTGCCCGAAGCGGCGCTGCGAACGCACGACAAGCGGCAGATTGCCGTCGGCCACCTCGATACGCCCCTGCACGTCGGCCAGGCGCGGCACGGGCAGCGAAAGGCCTCCCTGAGCCGCGCGCACCTTTCGCGAACCGCCGACAAAGTTTTCCAGGTCGACGGTGCGGCGTAGCGTTGTCATCTCGACAAGCTTACCCGGCGCATAGGAAGCCAGCGGAAAGTCGGCGGCCAGAACGGCCGGCGCTTCGGTGCCTGCGCAAATGAGCAGATGACCGCCCAGGGCGACCCACTCGTCGAGGGCTCGGCGTCGCGTGTCGCTATCGAGCATGGAGCGCACGCGGTCAGGCTCGCCCGTCGAAATTACGATCGCATCCGCACAATCGTAGCCGTACCATTGCGTGGGCAGGCTGTCGTTACTCGCCAGGTTTGCAATCGCGACCTTGACGCCCGTGCTCTGCTGGTGCAGTCGCGCCGCTTCCTCGGCGCCGATCGACGCGCCCAACGTGACAATCAGCTTTTCTTGATCGCCCAGCGGCGCCGGCAATGCGAGGCCATCCGGGCGTGGATGGTTGTCAAAAATCTCATCGACCAGATTTTTGTCGTCGGCTTGAAACTGTACGCGCAGATCGCCGAGGGCGCGCCCAAATTTCGCGTACAGAAGCACCGCCGTCGGCCGGCCCGGCAGCAATTGCACAGGGCGCGACGCGGTGACGACCGACGGCACGCCGTCGCCATCGGGCAGGATCAAACGGACCTGGCCGGTGATTGCCTCCGTAGCGCCGTCGAACGTCACTTCGACGGGCGTCCAATGGCCCAGTTTGTAGCGGCTGTCGAAGCCGACGCGCAGCTTCACGACCGCGGGCCCGTCGGCGGCGCATGCGACAGGAGCCGCCGCCAAGGACCAAAGCGCAAGCGCGAATGCAACTGGCCGGCCCCACGTTGCTGCCCACTTGCTCATGGCTTCTCCGCATCGGCGCAAGCGCAGACGAATTGCCCGCAACCGGGACAGCCGGCGCCGTACTTTTTGGCAACGGCCTCGGTGAGATCGACGCCGACGACGTTGGCCATCGTGGCCAACCAGGCGAGTACGTCGGCGAATTCTCCCAGCCGCTCTTCGTGCGTGCCGCTGCGCAGGGCAGCGGCCAGCTCGCCGACCTCTTCCATGAACCACATGAAAGTGCCGTCGACGCCGCGGGCCACGTCCTTTTTCAGATACATGTCGCGAATCAATTGCTGAAACGCGGAGAGCGCGATCGCGGTGCTGCCACCTTGAGAACTCGGCTGAGACGTCGACGGGGAACTTGATTGGGAATCGATCACTGGGACAAATCCTTCTCCAAGGCCGCCGCGCGTGGGTTGCCCGGCGCGAGCTCGCGCACCCGTTGCAAGGCTTGCCGCGCCCGATCGCGTCGGTCGGCCCGCAGGCACGCCTCGGCCAGGGCTATTTGCGACGCGACATCTTTTCCGTCGAGCTGTACGGCCACTTCAAATTCATCAGCCGCGGTTCGAAAATCACCACTCCCGACCGCCGCCTTGCCCAGCAGCCGATGCACGTCTACGTCCATGACGTCAATGTGCAGCGCCTCGCGCCCCCAGCGCGTGGCGGCCGCATAATCGTCGGCGGCCAGGGCCAGTTGCGCCCGCTTCTTGCGAATCGGCACGTCATCGGCGTCGAGCGCGGCCAGCTTTTCCAACACTTCTGCCAGCTTAACGTCATCAGCCTGGGCAAGATATAGCCTGGCCAGCGAGCGCTGCCAGGAATCGGCCGCCGGATGGCGCGCGGCGCCGATGCGGTACAGTTCTTCTGCGGCCGCATACTGTTCGGCCTTCAGCCGCAAGCCGGCCAGCAGATTCAGCAGATGGTCGTCGGGCTCCTCGCGATTCAGATGTTCTTCCAAGAGCGCCACGGCTGTCTGTGTTTCGCCCACCACCAGTCGAACGCGGGCGAGCACGTACGCCGCCTGCTGCCGGGCCTGCGCATTGGCCTTGGTATTCTTCAAAACCGCCTCGGCCAGCTTGCGCGCCTCGGCATAATCCTTCCGCGCGAGCCGACTGGCGGCAAGCCGG comes from the Pirellulales bacterium genome and includes:
- a CDS encoding ABC transporter ATP-binding protein; translated protein: MIETKDLTKTYGQKNAISHLDIKLDRGDVFGFIGPNGAGKTTTMRILATLLNPTFGEAYVCGYSIYTRPKEIRRVIGYMPDFFGVYDDMKVIEYLEFFAAAYRIKGHARRKICDEVLDLVDLGYKREALVTSLSRGMTQRLGLARVLLHDPQVLLLDEPASGLDPRARIEIRGLLKELRNMGKTIMVSSHILPELADICNKIGIIELGELRVNADVAEVIRMVRRQPVLKVGVAGNTDGAAKLLSQHKGVEKIDTTGGVLTVTLAPDVQDYSDLPSLLIGAGHKLTLFKEEEVNLETAFMELTKGITS
- a CDS encoding MazG nucleotide pyrophosphohydrolase domain-containing protein, which produces MYLKKDVARGVDGTFMWFMEEVGELAAALRSGTHEERLGEFADVLAWLATMANVVGVDLTEAVAKKYGAGCPGCGQFVCACADAEKP